From Deltaproteobacteria bacterium, one genomic window encodes:
- the glyS gene encoding glycine--tRNA ligase subunit beta — protein sequence MGKELLLEIGTEEIPAAFLPQARRDLEEMIRKELAAQVIPHGAIITMATPRRLFLCVAEVAEKQSERIIEKLGPAKRAAFDAQGNPTPAAQGFARGQGVEISALETIVTEKGEYLVSRKKITGAETKTLLPQIIPALIAALPFRKSMRWADFELRFARPIHWLLALYGGETIPFALENIQSGNLSYGHRFLSPAPFKVSSLADYLTGTRENFVIADPEERRRIILADAEKEAQSLGGKVFYDQDLLDTITYIVEYPTVISGSFDVAYLALPKEVLITSMMTQQKYFPLTDGQGNLLNHFLTVSNTRPRDVAVVRRGNEKVIRARLSDARFFFEEDGKIPLEERLENLHGMIFHTLLGTVYEKVMRFRSLAGELALLLNPALKDRVLRVATLAKADLSTQMVGEFPELQGVMGREYALLAGEDPLVAKGIYEHYLPVSATGALPETEEGALASIADKMVSITGFFGVNLIPTGTADPYALRRQSLGIINIILARKYPLPLDVLIDKSLLIWGERLKRPADEIKADILAFFQSRFANQLISQGRPYDVVDSVLSIDATDLVKSLNKIEALATLKDDAGFEPLASAFKRVGNIIKDFPGGTVDPGLFESEAEQNLYNVYLEIKEKVALLIESGDYLAALREIARLRQPVDNFFDAVLVMAEDEKIRFNRLSLLAAISSIFRQIADFSRIVTP from the coding sequence ATGGGCAAGGAACTACTGCTGGAGATCGGCACGGAAGAAATACCAGCCGCTTTCTTACCCCAGGCCAGACGCGACCTGGAGGAGATGATCCGTAAGGAATTAGCGGCCCAAGTGATCCCGCACGGCGCGATAATCACCATGGCGACGCCACGGCGGCTTTTTCTCTGCGTCGCCGAGGTCGCGGAAAAACAGTCGGAGCGGATCATAGAAAAGCTGGGACCAGCTAAAAGAGCCGCCTTTGATGCCCAGGGCAATCCCACTCCCGCTGCCCAAGGCTTTGCCCGCGGCCAGGGAGTGGAAATTTCCGCGCTGGAAACCATTGTCACCGAAAAAGGGGAATACCTGGTCAGCCGGAAGAAGATTACCGGCGCCGAGACCAAAACCCTGCTCCCGCAAATCATCCCGGCCCTCATCGCTGCCCTGCCCTTCCGGAAATCCATGCGCTGGGCGGATTTTGAGCTGCGCTTCGCCCGGCCGATTCACTGGCTGCTGGCCCTCTATGGCGGGGAAACAATCCCCTTTGCATTGGAAAATATCCAAAGCGGCAACCTCTCTTACGGTCATCGCTTCCTGAGTCCGGCGCCGTTTAAGGTCAGCAGTCTCGCCGACTATCTCACCGGCACGCGGGAAAATTTCGTAATCGCCGATCCGGAGGAACGCCGCAGAATTATCCTGGCGGACGCGGAGAAAGAGGCGCAATCACTGGGCGGGAAGGTTTTCTACGATCAGGACCTGCTGGATACGATAACCTATATCGTGGAATATCCGACCGTGATCAGCGGCAGTTTTGACGTCGCCTACCTCGCTTTGCCCAAGGAGGTCCTCATCACCTCCATGATGACGCAGCAAAAATATTTCCCGCTGACCGATGGACAGGGAAACCTGCTTAATCATTTTCTGACCGTCAGCAATACAAGGCCGCGCGACGTGGCCGTCGTAAGGCGGGGCAACGAAAAGGTAATCCGCGCCCGCCTCTCGGACGCCCGGTTCTTCTTTGAGGAAGACGGTAAAATCCCCCTCGAAGAACGTCTGGAAAACTTGCACGGCATGATCTTCCATACCTTGCTGGGCACGGTCTATGAAAAGGTCATGCGCTTCCGGAGCCTCGCCGGGGAGCTCGCCTTGCTGCTCAACCCCGCTCTGAAAGATAGGGTTTTACGCGTGGCGACGCTGGCCAAGGCAGACCTCAGCACGCAGATGGTCGGCGAATTCCCGGAGCTGCAGGGCGTTATGGGACGGGAATATGCCCTGCTGGCGGGCGAAGATCCGCTGGTGGCCAAGGGAATTTACGAACATTATCTGCCGGTCAGCGCCACGGGCGCTCTGCCCGAAACGGAGGAAGGCGCCCTGGCGAGCATCGCCGACAAGATGGTCTCCATTACGGGTTTTTTCGGCGTCAATCTGATCCCGACCGGGACGGCCGATCCCTATGCCCTGCGCCGCCAGTCCCTCGGCATCATCAACATTATCCTGGCCAGGAAATACCCGCTGCCGCTGGACGTGCTGATTGATAAAAGTCTTCTCATCTGGGGGGAAAGGTTGAAGAGACCGGCGGACGAGATTAAAGCCGATATTCTGGCTTTTTTCCAGTCCCGCTTTGCCAACCAGCTCATCTCGCAGGGTCGCCCCTACGATGTGGTGGACTCCGTTCTTTCCATAGATGCCACCGACCTGGTTAAATCACTCAATAAAATAGAAGCCTTGGCAACTCTCAAAGACGATGCCGGTTTTGAACCCCTGGCCAGCGCCTTTAAGAGGGTCGGCAACATCATCAAAGACTTTCCAGGCGGGACCGTTGATCCGGGACTATTTGAGAGCGAAGCGGAACAGAACCTGTATAACGTCTATCTGGAGATAAAAGAAAAGGTGGCCTTGTTGATCGAAAGCGGGGATTACCTTGCCGCATTGCGGGAAATCGCCCGTCTGCGGCAGCCCGTGGATAATTTTTTTGACGCCGTCCTCGTGATGGCGGAAGATGAAAAAATACGGTTCAACAGACTCTCTCTGCTGGCGGCAATTTCCTCCATCTTCCGCCAGATTGCCGATTTTTCCCGGATTGTGACGCCTTAG
- a CDS encoding MBL fold metallo-hydrolase, with protein sequence MIEEIVNDFYMITLPMPFRLQHVHVFLLCHGDQAALFDTGLDTPENLLTLETALRRIGKKVQDIVQVFITHHHFDHCGMAGRIKKMSGAEIHMSELSQPFTIRSDREIQLVKDLCIRHGLPQDATKGILNLLLSTREEIAGPFHIDRYLQPHELQSFGKWEFQAIPTPGHTRDHVSFYFPQEQVLLAGDHVLPEITPNLSPDVFAPDFKPLSSFLASLELLREFPATRVYPAHGRPFANLQARISELFDHHEIRKELALKSVKTGPKTTFQVSQDIFGSSLPEFDQFLALHETYVHLVELVSTGDICEIKNESRILYAPVGE encoded by the coding sequence TTGATAGAAGAAATTGTGAATGATTTTTACATGATTACACTGCCCATGCCCTTTCGGCTACAGCATGTGCATGTTTTTCTCCTGTGTCATGGTGACCAGGCGGCCTTGTTCGACACAGGTCTGGATACGCCGGAAAATTTGTTGACTCTCGAGACCGCCCTGCGGAGAATCGGGAAAAAGGTACAGGATATCGTTCAGGTTTTTATCACGCACCACCATTTTGATCATTGCGGCATGGCCGGCCGGATCAAGAAAATGTCGGGTGCGGAAATCCATATGTCCGAGTTAAGTCAGCCCTTTACTATCCGGAGTGATAGGGAGATTCAGCTTGTCAAAGATCTCTGCATCAGGCATGGCCTTCCCCAGGACGCCACCAAAGGCATCTTAAACCTGCTTTTAAGTACCCGGGAGGAGATTGCCGGTCCTTTTCACATTGATCGCTACTTGCAGCCTCATGAACTCCAGAGTTTCGGCAAATGGGAATTTCAGGCCATACCAACACCGGGACACACCCGTGATCACGTGTCATTTTATTTTCCACAGGAACAGGTTCTGCTTGCTGGTGATCATGTCCTGCCGGAAATTACCCCCAACCTTAGCCCTGATGTCTTTGCACCTGATTTTAAACCCTTGAGCAGCTTTTTGGCATCTCTCGAACTGCTTCGAGAGTTTCCCGCAACCAGAGTCTATCCTGCCCATGGCAGACCTTTTGCCAATTTGCAGGCCAGGATCAGCGAGCTTTTTGACCACCATGAGATCCGGAAAGAATTGGCCTTAAAATCAGTAAAGACGGGGCCGAAGACTACCTTCCAGGTTTCGCAGGATATTTTTGGCAGCTCCCTGCCGGAATTTGATCAATTTCTGGCGCTCCACGAGACTTACGTGCATCTGGTCGAACTGGTCAGCACCGGGGACATCTGCGAGATAAAAAATGAGAGTCGTATTTTATATGCCCCGGTTGGCGAATAA
- the glyQ gene encoding glycine--tRNA ligase subunit alpha, with product MTFQELIFALQGYWASQGCVIEQPYDMEVGAGTFHPATFLRALGPEPWRGAFVQPSRRPTDGRYGENPNRLQHYYQYQVIIKPSPLNIQELYLDSLRSFGIDPLDHDIRFVEDDWESPTLGAWGLGWEVWLDGMEISQFTYFQQVGGFDLKPVSAELTYGIERIAMYIQGIDNVYDLQWNDQVTYGDVHHQGEVEFSIHNFEKADVETLRKLFEMYEKEGVSLISQGLVLPAYDYCLKCSHAFNLLNARGAISVAERTSYIGRVRNIARLSAEAYLKQREALGYPLLKKDQK from the coding sequence GTGACCTTTCAGGAATTGATCTTCGCTTTGCAGGGATACTGGGCCAGCCAGGGTTGTGTCATCGAGCAGCCCTACGATATGGAAGTGGGGGCCGGCACCTTTCATCCCGCCACTTTTCTGCGCGCCCTGGGGCCGGAACCGTGGCGAGGGGCCTTCGTGCAGCCTTCTCGGCGACCCACGGACGGCCGTTATGGCGAAAACCCGAACCGGCTCCAGCACTACTACCAGTATCAGGTGATCATCAAGCCTTCGCCTTTGAACATTCAGGAGCTTTATCTGGATTCTTTGCGGAGTTTCGGCATTGACCCGCTCGATCACGATATCCGTTTCGTCGAGGATGACTGGGAATCTCCCACGCTGGGCGCCTGGGGGCTGGGATGGGAAGTCTGGCTCGACGGCATGGAAATCTCTCAGTTCACCTACTTTCAGCAGGTCGGCGGCTTTGATCTCAAACCCGTCAGCGCTGAACTTACCTATGGAATCGAGCGCATTGCCATGTACATCCAGGGCATTGACAACGTTTACGATCTGCAATGGAACGACCAGGTCACCTACGGGGATGTCCACCACCAGGGCGAGGTGGAATTTTCCATCCACAACTTTGAGAAGGCGGACGTGGAGACCTTGAGAAAACTCTTCGAGATGTATGAAAAAGAGGGCGTCAGCCTAATTTCCCAGGGGTTGGTGCTGCCGGCCTATGACTACTGTCTCAAGTGTTCGCATGCCTTCAACCTTTTGAACGCCCGCGGCGCCATCAGTGTCGCGGAGCGCACCAGCTATATCGGCCGGGTGAGGAACATTGCCCGTCTGAGCGCCGAGGCATACCTTAAACAGCGGGAAGCCCTGGGTTATCCCCTGCTGAAAAAAGACCAGAAATGA
- a CDS encoding dihydroorotate dehydrogenase — MHELTLKPQMGVDVGPLHFKNPLLTASGTFGYGAEYAPFVDLNQLGALIVKGLSLSPRAGNPPPRIMETTGGMLNAIGLENVGVKVFIAEKLPFLRDFDVPVIANIFGETVAEYQQVAALLDRAEGVCALELNISCPNVKKGGVAFGADPDLAAEVTRKVKEVTALPLIVKLTPNVTDIALIAEAVEAAGADALSLINTITGMSVDAERRTPHLKNITGGLSGPAIKPIALRMVWQVVKRVSIPVIGIGGITTASDVMEFLIVGARAVQVGTANFVNPSAVMDILDGIEAYLARHRLADIGDLIGTLQVD, encoded by the coding sequence ATGCATGAATTAACTCTGAAACCGCAAATGGGCGTAGATGTCGGGCCGCTCCATTTCAAAAATCCCCTGCTGACCGCTTCCGGTACTTTTGGCTATGGCGCCGAGTATGCGCCCTTCGTGGATCTCAACCAGTTGGGCGCCCTGATTGTCAAGGGCTTGTCTCTTTCGCCCCGGGCCGGCAATCCCCCGCCCCGGATTATGGAGACGACGGGCGGTATGTTGAACGCCATCGGTCTGGAAAATGTGGGGGTAAAGGTTTTTATCGCCGAGAAACTTCCCTTTTTGCGGGATTTTGATGTCCCCGTCATCGCCAATATCTTTGGAGAAACGGTGGCGGAATATCAGCAAGTGGCGGCGCTACTGGACCGGGCGGAGGGGGTTTGCGCCCTGGAGCTCAACATTTCCTGCCCGAATGTGAAAAAAGGAGGGGTGGCCTTTGGCGCGGACCCCGATTTGGCAGCGGAGGTGACGCGTAAAGTCAAAGAGGTCACCGCTCTGCCGCTGATCGTCAAGCTGACGCCCAACGTAACCGATATTGCCCTGATTGCCGAAGCTGTCGAGGCGGCCGGCGCTGATGCCCTGTCGCTCATCAACACCATAACGGGGATGTCCGTGGATGCGGAGCGCCGGACGCCCCATCTGAAAAATATCACGGGCGGTCTGTCGGGACCCGCCATCAAGCCGATCGCGTTAAGGATGGTCTGGCAGGTGGTCAAGCGGGTTTCCATTCCCGTGATCGGCATCGGGGGAATAACGACGGCAAGCGACGTGATGGAGTTTCTGATCGTGGGGGCCAGGGCGGTGCAAGTAGGAACGGCCAATTTTGTCAACCCCTCCGCCGTGATGGATATTCTGGACGGGATAGAGGCATACCTCGCCAGGCATCGCCTCGCCGATATCGGCGATCTCATCGGGACACTGCAAGTAGATTGA
- a CDS encoding PTS sugar transporter subunit IIC: MAIKIILLSLLGGILSLDRAGAQFMISRPIVAAPLAGFMLGDPYTGLQAGALLELFWIDRLPIGTIVPPNDFLVAFLVASASILAGQNLGHVSRELIAFSVLLFIPCGYAAQRVDSFIVKSNDALYDGALQDAKRADIGGIFRKHLSGLAKHFLAYLALIMVSLFCGVNLLLYIFPLLPMAVVNALSLIFIALPLLGVAAGLNTINLKGAIPVFCAIFLSISLLWELIHVF, encoded by the coding sequence ATGGCGATAAAAATTATCCTTCTTTCCCTGTTGGGAGGCATCCTGTCGCTGGACAGGGCAGGGGCGCAATTCATGATCTCCCGTCCCATAGTTGCCGCCCCTCTGGCCGGATTCATGCTCGGCGATCCCTACACGGGGTTGCAGGCCGGGGCCTTGCTCGAGCTTTTCTGGATTGACAGGTTGCCTATCGGTACCATTGTCCCACCCAATGATTTTCTGGTCGCCTTCCTGGTGGCTTCTGCTTCTATCCTGGCCGGTCAGAATTTAGGCCATGTCTCACGGGAACTGATCGCCTTTTCCGTGCTCCTGTTCATCCCCTGCGGCTATGCGGCCCAACGTGTGGATAGTTTTATCGTCAAATCCAATGACGCCCTCTATGACGGCGCCCTGCAGGATGCAAAGCGGGCCGATATAGGGGGGATCTTTCGCAAACACCTGTCAGGTTTGGCGAAGCATTTTTTGGCCTATTTAGCTTTAATCATGGTTTCCCTCTTCTGCGGCGTAAACTTGCTTTTGTATATCTTTCCTTTGCTGCCGATGGCCGTTGTCAATGCGCTTTCTCTGATCTTTATTGCTCTCCCCCTGCTCGGTGTGGCCGCCGGCTTGAATACGATCAATCTGAAGGGGGCGATACCTGTGTTTTGCGCCATTTTTCTCTCCATCTCCCTGTTATGGGAACTGATTCATGTGTTTTGA
- a CDS encoding PIN domain protein: MKIYLDNCCFNRPYDEQVYETIRLEAEAKLFVQEKIHNGTIGLVWSFMLDFENNANPYNNQKESIAEWKQISCENVAAEIAVLERARDVAAIYRVKPKDAIHVASAIFAHCDYFLTTDRQLLKKVSSLKEIRTINPIDFIQILEGKL, encoded by the coding sequence ATGAAAATCTATCTTGACAATTGCTGCTTTAACCGTCCCTACGATGAGCAAGTATACGAAACGATTCGCCTCGAAGCAGAAGCAAAGCTTTTTGTGCAGGAAAAAATTCATAATGGAACTATCGGACTTGTGTGGTCATTTATGCTGGATTTCGAAAATAATGCAAATCCGTATAATAATCAGAAAGAATCAATTGCCGAATGGAAACAAATTTCCTGTGAAAATGTAGCAGCCGAAATTGCCGTTTTAGAGCGTGCAAGGGATGTTGCCGCGATATATCGAGTTAAGCCAAAAGATGCGATTCATGTCGCGAGTGCAATCTTCGCTCACTGTGATTACTTTCTTACTACGGACAGACAGTTGCTAAAAAAAGTATCTTCCTTAAAAGAAATAAGAACCATTAATCCTATTGATTTCATACAAATATTGGAGGGAAAACTATGA
- the rimI gene encoding ribosomal protein S18-alanine N-acetyltransferase, with amino-acid sequence MSAYDPEMLVTSAMAAADVKEVLAIERAVFSAPWTENMLRQELLLPLARNLTARIGGELIAGYLNFWVIAGEINLHRIAVRKDQQRKGVAAELLRAMIGLAHQEGARYATLEVRSANEPARRLYERFGFEVRGIRPLYYDDTKEDALIMWADLEKGLEEKLYDR; translated from the coding sequence ATGTCAGCATATGATCCGGAGATGCTCGTAACCAGCGCCATGGCGGCGGCAGATGTGAAAGAGGTGCTGGCCATCGAACGGGCGGTTTTTTCTGCGCCCTGGACGGAAAATATGCTTCGCCAGGAACTGTTGCTTCCCCTGGCGCGGAACCTCACGGCACGGATCGGCGGCGAGCTGATTGCCGGTTACCTGAATTTCTGGGTCATTGCCGGTGAAATTAATCTCCACCGTATTGCCGTCCGGAAGGACCAGCAGAGAAAAGGAGTCGCCGCCGAGCTGTTAAGGGCAATGATCGGGCTGGCGCATCAGGAGGGAGCCCGGTATGCCACCCTCGAGGTCCGGTCTGCCAATGAGCCGGCCAGGCGGTTGTATGAGCGCTTCGGTTTTGAGGTGCGGGGCATACGGCCTTTATACTATGATGATACTAAGGAGGATGCCTTGATCATGTGGGCGGACCTTGAGAAAGGGCTGGAGGAGAAGCTGTATGACCGATAA
- a CDS encoding PTS sugar transporter subunit IIB gives MDITLVRVDNRLIHGQILEAWLPFTQASCIMVVNDEVADDFFRETVIRMAVPRDIEVIISGVQDFARDFTYATGQGKKAIVLFSTIADACKAFSAGFKFKKLNLGNVHHEHGEGEGVRCSSCIFLDNNDMQCVLNLMDADGVRVELQRVPQEEPVDARDIMPKSLCLKCR, from the coding sequence ATGGACATAACGCTTGTCAGAGTAGATAATCGGCTGATTCACGGTCAGATTTTAGAAGCCTGGCTGCCCTTCACCCAAGCCTCCTGCATTATGGTTGTTAATGATGAGGTGGCCGACGATTTTTTCCGGGAAACAGTCATCAGGATGGCGGTCCCGCGGGATATAGAAGTAATTATCAGCGGGGTGCAGGACTTTGCCCGGGATTTCACTTACGCCACCGGGCAGGGCAAGAAAGCCATCGTGCTCTTCTCTACCATTGCCGATGCCTGTAAAGCCTTTAGCGCCGGGTTCAAATTTAAAAAGCTCAACCTGGGCAATGTCCATCATGAGCATGGCGAGGGAGAGGGAGTCCGCTGTTCATCATGTATATTCCTTGATAACAATGATATGCAATGCGTCCTGAACCTGATGGATGCTGACGGTGTTCGGGTGGAACTGCAGCGGGTACCTCAGGAGGAGCCGGTGGATGCGCGGGACATTATGCCCAAGTCGTTATGTCTGAAATGCAGGTAA
- a CDS encoding PTS fructose transporter subunit IIA: MIGVLITAHGNLGGELLKAVELIKGNIKGVLQLSMDQTKGVEELKKEIGSAIKKLDQGQGVLILTDLFGGTPSNIALSFLKPGKVEVVTGVNLPMLLKLSEMREGATLHDYAVHVRDYGMKNIYLASEILNKKLAV, from the coding sequence ATGATCGGCGTACTCATAACAGCCCATGGCAACCTGGGAGGTGAATTATTAAAAGCTGTTGAATTGATAAAAGGAAATATTAAAGGCGTTCTCCAGTTGTCTATGGATCAGACAAAGGGAGTGGAGGAGTTAAAGAAGGAAATCGGAAGCGCGATTAAAAAACTGGATCAGGGGCAAGGCGTACTGATTTTGACCGATCTTTTCGGCGGGACACCGTCCAATATCGCCCTTTCCTTCCTGAAACCGGGCAAAGTGGAGGTGGTAACGGGAGTCAACCTCCCCATGTTGCTGAAGCTCTCGGAGATGCGGGAGGGCGCCACTCTGCATGATTATGCCGTCCATGTCAGAGATTACGGCATGAAGAACATCTATCTGGCCAGTGAGATATTAAATAAGAAGTTGGCGGTTTAA
- a CDS encoding dihydroorotate dehydrogenase electron transfer subunit, translating to MTDNEPTVMIGRVMMNREVAPGIFLISFRLPDTFPTPAPGQFVMIKVGDGHDPLLRRPFSIHAFTRPEDHAVLGILYKVAGRGTRLLSSLLGDAAVSIMGPLGKGFTLIPARKNILIVAGGMGLAPLAFLIQQYLDLIQRDPSHGGEWGHLFLQGVPRIICYIGAATADSLVELKKIEVCCEDVRISTDDGSCGYHGNVIELFRRELAFYNPADAAIYACGPAAMLKALAKIIPDGDFFCQVSMEERMACGLGACLGCAVARKDQAGQMTYQRVCKDGPVFNIRDVGWQT from the coding sequence ATGACCGATAATGAACCGACCGTGATGATCGGCCGCGTCATGATGAACAGGGAAGTGGCGCCCGGAATATTCCTGATATCCTTCCGGTTGCCGGATACTTTCCCCACGCCTGCTCCAGGCCAGTTTGTCATGATCAAGGTGGGAGATGGCCATGATCCCCTGTTGCGCAGGCCTTTCAGCATTCACGCCTTCACGCGGCCGGAAGATCATGCCGTCCTGGGAATTCTTTATAAAGTTGCCGGCCGGGGGACCAGGTTGCTTTCGTCCCTGTTGGGCGATGCGGCCGTCAGCATTATGGGGCCGCTGGGTAAGGGATTTACCTTGATACCCGCCAGAAAAAACATCCTTATCGTTGCCGGCGGGATGGGGCTCGCGCCGCTTGCCTTTCTGATTCAGCAATATCTGGATTTGATCCAACGTGATCCAAGCCACGGCGGGGAATGGGGACACCTTTTTTTGCAAGGTGTCCCCAGAATCATCTGTTACATCGGAGCGGCCACGGCGGATTCCTTGGTGGAATTGAAAAAAATAGAGGTTTGCTGCGAGGATGTCAGGATCAGCACCGACGATGGCAGTTGCGGTTACCATGGCAACGTCATTGAACTTTTCCGTCGGGAGCTGGCTTTTTATAATCCCGCTGACGCCGCCATCTATGCCTGCGGGCCGGCGGCCATGTTGAAAGCGCTGGCGAAAATTATTCCGGACGGAGACTTTTTTTGTCAGGTGTCCATGGAGGAACGTATGGCCTGCGGTTTGGGCGCCTGTCTGGGTTGCGCCGTGGCCCGCAAAGATCAGGCCGGGCAAATGACCTATCAAAGGGTATGCAAGGACGGTCCCGTCTTCAACATCCGGGACGTGGGCTGGCAGACCTGA